Proteins from a genomic interval of Cuculus canorus isolate bCucCan1 chromosome 19, bCucCan1.pri, whole genome shotgun sequence:
- the CDK9 gene encoding cyclin-dependent kinase 9: MAKQYDMVECPFCDEVSKYEKLAKIGQGTFGEVFKAKHRQTGKKVALKKVLMENEKEGFPITALREIKILQLLKHENVVNLIEICRTKASPYNRCKGSIYLVFDFCEHDLAGLLSNAHVKFTLSEIKKVMQMLLNGLYYIHRNKILHRDMKAANVLITRDGVLKLADFGLARAFSLAKNSQPNRYTNRVVTLWYRPPELLLGERDYGPPIDLWGAGCIMAEMWTRSPIMQGNTEQHQLTLISQLCGSITPEVWPNVDKYELYQKLDLPKGQKRKVKDRLKAYVKDPYALDLIDKLLVLDPAQRIDSDDALNHDFFWSDPMPSDLKNMLSTHNQSMFEYLAPPRRRGGHMPQQPANQGRNPATTNQTEFDRVF, from the exons ATGGCCAAGCAGTACGACATGGTGGAGTGTCCCTTCTGCGACGAGGTCTCCAAGTATGAGAAACTCGCCAAGATCGGGCAGGGCACCTTCGG GGAAGTTTTTAAAGCCAAACATCGCCAGACGGGGAAGAAAGTAGCACTGAAAAAAGTGTTGatggaaaatgagaaggagGGG TTCCCCATCACAGCTTTGCGAGAGATTAAAATCCTGCAGCTGCTCAAACACGAGAATGTGGTGAACCTCATAGAAATCTGCAGGACCAAAG CCTCTCCTTACAACCGCTGCAAGGGCAGCATCTACCTCGTGTTTGACTTCTGTGAGCATGACCTGGCCGGCCTTCTCAGCAATGCCCATGTCAAGTTCACGCTCTCAGAGATCAAGAAAGTTATGCAAATGCTATTGAATGGACTTTACTACATCCACAGGAACAAG ATCTTACATCGAGACATGAAAGCTGCAAATGTCCTGATCACACGTGACGGAGTCCTGAAGCTTGCAGACTTCGGCCTGGCTCGAGCTTTCAGCCTGGCTAAGAACAGCCAGCCGAACCGCTACACCAACCGGGTAGTGACTCTGTGGTATCGGCCACCAGAACTACTCCTAG GGGAGCGGGACTACGGTCCTCCCATTGACCTCTGGGGCGCAGGCTGCATCATGGCAGAGATGTGGACGCGCAGCCCCATCATGCAGGGGAACACAGAGCAGCATCAGCTCACCCTCATCAGCCAGCTCTGTGGATCCATCACACCGGAG GTTTGGCCAAACGTGGATAAGTATGAGCTGTACCAGAAGCTGGACCTCCCCAAAGGCCAAAAGCGCAAGGTGAAGGATCGCCTGAAAGCCTACGTCAAAGATCCCTACGCACTCGACCTCATTGACAAACTGCTGGTGCTGGATCCTGCCCAGCGTATCGACAGTGACGATGCGCTAAACCATGACTTCTTCTGGTCGGATCCCATGCCCTCCGACCTCAAAAATATGCTGTCCACCCACAACCAGTCCATGTTCGAGTACCTGGCACCACCACGCAGGAGGGGTGGACACATGCCCCAGCAGCCGGCAAACCAGGGCAGGAATCCAGCTACCACCAACCAGACTGAATTCGACAGAGTGTTTTGA
- the FPGS gene encoding folylpolyglutamate synthase, mitochondrial isoform X3: protein MITNMYKDAIRTLNTLQTNASYLEQVKRERGDPQAQLEAMKDFLERSGLKVEDLDRLNIIHVTGTKGKGSACAFTECILRNYGLKTGFYSSPHLVQVRERIRINGQPISKELFSKYFWLVYNRLEETKDPVHASMPAYFRFLTIMAFHVFLQEKVDLAVVEVGIGGAYDCTNIIRAPVVCGVSSLGIDHTSILGDTMEKIAWQKGGIFKPGVPAFTVAQPERPLKVLRDRAREQKCPLYLCPELDAFEGDHRALELGLAGAHQRSNAALALQLARTWLQRRGCWGLGELKEALPGAELVGRPVPLAPAFQPTDAMIQGLRDTEWLGRTQVLPRGPVTWYLDGAHTTSSIQACVRWFRQAALNQDKPNDGSEVRVLLFNATGDRDTAALLKLLVPCHFDYAVFCPNFTEVSVANNADQQNFNVTLENALTRCLENQRTWTRLLEEKAGQDPWIPAPLRARGLLQPAPARGTLLLVPPAPRPLNSPALVFPCLAQALWWVAQGRDPRLAAPAAMGAHPHPTASSGAVLLREAATVRVLVTGSLHLVGGVLRLLDPALSQ from the exons ATGATAACAAACATGTACAAG GATGCCATCCGGACCCTCAATACCCTGCAGACCAACGCCAGCTACCTGGAGCAGGTGAAGCGGGAGCGCGGCGACCCCCAGGCTCAGCTGGAAGCCATGAAGGACTTTCTGGAGCGGAGTGGGCTGAAG GTCGAGGACCTGGATCGACTGAACATCATCCACGTCACGGGGACGAAGGGCAAG GGCTCGGCGTGCGCCTTCACCGAGTGCATCCTCCGCAACTATGGGCTGAAGACGGGCTTTTACAG CTCCCCTCACCTGGTGCAGGTGCGCGAGCGGATCCGCATCAATGGGCAGCCCATCAGCAAGGAGCTCTTCAGCAAGTACTTCTGGCTTGTCTACAACCGCCTGGAAGAGACCAAG GACCCAGTGCATGCCAGCATGCCGGCGTACTTCCGATTCCTCACCATCATGGCCTTCCACGTCTTCCTGCAGGAGAAG GTGGACCTGGCAGTGGTGGAGGTTGGCATTGGTGGTGCCTATGACTGCACTAACATCATCAG GGCACCGGTGGTGTGTGGGGTTTCCTCTTTGGGCATCGACCACACCAGCATccttggggacaccatggagaAGATTGCCTGGCAGAAGGGGGGCATTTTTAAG CCTGGTGTGCCGGCGTTCACCGTGGCACAACCAGAGCGACCGCTGAAGGTGCTGAGGGACCGAGCCCGAGAACAGAAG TGTCCTCTCTACCTCTGCCCGGAGCTGGACGCCTTCGAGGGGGACCACCGGGcgctggagctggggctggcaggTGCCCACCAGCGGTCCAACGCTGCCCTGGCCTTACAGCTGGCACGGACGTGGCTGCAGCGCCGCGGCTGCTGGG GTCTCGGGGAGCTGAAGGAGGCGCTGCCAGGAGCCGAACTGGTGGGGAGGCCGGTGCCACTGGCACCCGCTTTCCAACCCACCGATGCCATGATCCAAG GCCTGAGGGACACGGAGTGGCTGGGCCGGACCCAGGTGCTGCCCCGTGGCCCCGTGACGTGGTACCTGGATGGCGCTCacaccaccagcagcatccaggcCTGCGTCCGCTGGTTCCGTCAAGCTGCCCTCAACCAGGACAAGCCAAATGA CGGTTCCGAGGTGCGCGTGCTGCTCTTCAATGCCACGGGGGACCGGGACACAGCGGCGCTGCTCAAGCTGCTAGTG CCGTGCCACTTCGACTACGCTGTCTTCTGCCCCAACTTCACAGAGGTGTCAGTGGCCAACAACGCAG ACCAGCAAAACTTCAACGTGACTCTGGAGAACGCCTTGACCCGCTGCCTGGAGAACCAGCGGACGTGGACgcggctgctggaggagaaagcaGGGCAGGACCCTTGGATCCCGGCTCCCCTGCGGGCGAgggggctgctgcagccagccCCTGCCCGAGGGACCCTGCTCCTGGTCCCCCCAGCCCCGCGACCCCTCAATTCCCCAGCCCTTGTCTTCCCCTGCCTGGCCCAGGCGTTGTGGTGGGTGGCGCAGGGCCGGGACCCCCGGCTGGCAGCGCCCGCTGCCATGGGGGCTCACCCTCACCCTACTGCCAGCAGCGGGGCCGTGCTGCTGCGGGAGGCGGCCACCGTCCGCGTCCTGGTCACCGGCAGCCTGCACTTGGTGGGGGGGGTCCTCCGGCTGCTCGACCCTGCGCTCTCCCAGTga
- the FPGS gene encoding folylpolyglutamate synthase, mitochondrial isoform X2 has protein sequence MVARGLRAALRGALRALRRRLSTAPARAPAMDYQDAIRTLNTLQTNASYLEQVKRERGDPQAQLEAMKDFLERSGLKVEDLDRLNIIHVTGTKGKGSACAFTECILRNYGLKTGFYSSPHLVQVRERIRINGQPISKELFSKYFWLVYNRLEETKDPVHASMPAYFRFLTIMAFHVFLQEKVDLAVVEVGIGGAYDCTNIIRAPVVCGVSSLGIDHTSILGDTMEKIAWQKGGIFKPGVPAFTVAQPERPLKVLRDRAREQKCPLYLCPELDAFEGDHRALELGLAGAHQRSNAALALQLARTWLQRRGCWGLGELKEALPGAELVGRPVPLAPAFQPTDAMIQGLRDTEWLGRTQVLPRGPVTWYLDGAHTTSSIQACVRWFRQAALNQDKPNDGSEVRVLLFNATGDRDTAALLKLLVPCHFDYAVFCPNFTEVSVANNADQQNFNVTLENALTRCLENQRTWTRLLEEKAGQDPWIPAPLRARGLLQPAPARGTLLLVPPAPRPLNSPALVFPCLAQALWWVAQGRDPRLAAPAAMGAHPHPTASSGAVLLREAATVRVLVTGSLHLVGGVLRLLDPALSQ, from the exons ATGGTGGCGAGGGGGCTGCGGGCGGCGCTGCGGGGGGCGCTGCGGGCCCTACGGCGGCGGCTCAGCACGGCGCCCGCGCGCGCCCCCGCTATGGACTACCAG GATGCCATCCGGACCCTCAATACCCTGCAGACCAACGCCAGCTACCTGGAGCAGGTGAAGCGGGAGCGCGGCGACCCCCAGGCTCAGCTGGAAGCCATGAAGGACTTTCTGGAGCGGAGTGGGCTGAAG GTCGAGGACCTGGATCGACTGAACATCATCCACGTCACGGGGACGAAGGGCAAG GGCTCGGCGTGCGCCTTCACCGAGTGCATCCTCCGCAACTATGGGCTGAAGACGGGCTTTTACAG CTCCCCTCACCTGGTGCAGGTGCGCGAGCGGATCCGCATCAATGGGCAGCCCATCAGCAAGGAGCTCTTCAGCAAGTACTTCTGGCTTGTCTACAACCGCCTGGAAGAGACCAAG GACCCAGTGCATGCCAGCATGCCGGCGTACTTCCGATTCCTCACCATCATGGCCTTCCACGTCTTCCTGCAGGAGAAG GTGGACCTGGCAGTGGTGGAGGTTGGCATTGGTGGTGCCTATGACTGCACTAACATCATCAG GGCACCGGTGGTGTGTGGGGTTTCCTCTTTGGGCATCGACCACACCAGCATccttggggacaccatggagaAGATTGCCTGGCAGAAGGGGGGCATTTTTAAG CCTGGTGTGCCGGCGTTCACCGTGGCACAACCAGAGCGACCGCTGAAGGTGCTGAGGGACCGAGCCCGAGAACAGAAG TGTCCTCTCTACCTCTGCCCGGAGCTGGACGCCTTCGAGGGGGACCACCGGGcgctggagctggggctggcaggTGCCCACCAGCGGTCCAACGCTGCCCTGGCCTTACAGCTGGCACGGACGTGGCTGCAGCGCCGCGGCTGCTGGG GTCTCGGGGAGCTGAAGGAGGCGCTGCCAGGAGCCGAACTGGTGGGGAGGCCGGTGCCACTGGCACCCGCTTTCCAACCCACCGATGCCATGATCCAAG GCCTGAGGGACACGGAGTGGCTGGGCCGGACCCAGGTGCTGCCCCGTGGCCCCGTGACGTGGTACCTGGATGGCGCTCacaccaccagcagcatccaggcCTGCGTCCGCTGGTTCCGTCAAGCTGCCCTCAACCAGGACAAGCCAAATGA CGGTTCCGAGGTGCGCGTGCTGCTCTTCAATGCCACGGGGGACCGGGACACAGCGGCGCTGCTCAAGCTGCTAGTG CCGTGCCACTTCGACTACGCTGTCTTCTGCCCCAACTTCACAGAGGTGTCAGTGGCCAACAACGCAG ACCAGCAAAACTTCAACGTGACTCTGGAGAACGCCTTGACCCGCTGCCTGGAGAACCAGCGGACGTGGACgcggctgctggaggagaaagcaGGGCAGGACCCTTGGATCCCGGCTCCCCTGCGGGCGAgggggctgctgcagccagccCCTGCCCGAGGGACCCTGCTCCTGGTCCCCCCAGCCCCGCGACCCCTCAATTCCCCAGCCCTTGTCTTCCCCTGCCTGGCCCAGGCGTTGTGGTGGGTGGCGCAGGGCCGGGACCCCCGGCTGGCAGCGCCCGCTGCCATGGGGGCTCACCCTCACCCTACTGCCAGCAGCGGGGCCGTGCTGCTGCGGGAGGCGGCCACCGTCCGCGTCCTGGTCACCGGCAGCCTGCACTTGGTGGGGGGGGTCCTCCGGCTGCTCGACCCTGCGCTCTCCCAGTga
- the FPGS gene encoding folylpolyglutamate synthase, mitochondrial isoform X1, with amino-acid sequence MADKMLPAWVAAGTSDEIEPDGDAIRTLNTLQTNASYLEQVKRERGDPQAQLEAMKDFLERSGLKVEDLDRLNIIHVTGTKGKGSACAFTECILRNYGLKTGFYSSPHLVQVRERIRINGQPISKELFSKYFWLVYNRLEETKDPVHASMPAYFRFLTIMAFHVFLQEKVDLAVVEVGIGGAYDCTNIIRAPVVCGVSSLGIDHTSILGDTMEKIAWQKGGIFKPGVPAFTVAQPERPLKVLRDRAREQKCPLYLCPELDAFEGDHRALELGLAGAHQRSNAALALQLARTWLQRRGCWGLGELKEALPGAELVGRPVPLAPAFQPTDAMIQGLRDTEWLGRTQVLPRGPVTWYLDGAHTTSSIQACVRWFRQAALNQDKPNDGSEVRVLLFNATGDRDTAALLKLLVPCHFDYAVFCPNFTEVSVANNADQQNFNVTLENALTRCLENQRTWTRLLEEKAGQDPWIPAPLRARGLLQPAPARGTLLLVPPAPRPLNSPALVFPCLAQALWWVAQGRDPRLAAPAAMGAHPHPTASSGAVLLREAATVRVLVTGSLHLVGGVLRLLDPALSQ; translated from the exons ATGGCGGACAAGATGCTGCCGGCGTGGGTGGCTGCGGGTACCAGCGACGAGATTGAGCCCGATGGG GATGCCATCCGGACCCTCAATACCCTGCAGACCAACGCCAGCTACCTGGAGCAGGTGAAGCGGGAGCGCGGCGACCCCCAGGCTCAGCTGGAAGCCATGAAGGACTTTCTGGAGCGGAGTGGGCTGAAG GTCGAGGACCTGGATCGACTGAACATCATCCACGTCACGGGGACGAAGGGCAAG GGCTCGGCGTGCGCCTTCACCGAGTGCATCCTCCGCAACTATGGGCTGAAGACGGGCTTTTACAG CTCCCCTCACCTGGTGCAGGTGCGCGAGCGGATCCGCATCAATGGGCAGCCCATCAGCAAGGAGCTCTTCAGCAAGTACTTCTGGCTTGTCTACAACCGCCTGGAAGAGACCAAG GACCCAGTGCATGCCAGCATGCCGGCGTACTTCCGATTCCTCACCATCATGGCCTTCCACGTCTTCCTGCAGGAGAAG GTGGACCTGGCAGTGGTGGAGGTTGGCATTGGTGGTGCCTATGACTGCACTAACATCATCAG GGCACCGGTGGTGTGTGGGGTTTCCTCTTTGGGCATCGACCACACCAGCATccttggggacaccatggagaAGATTGCCTGGCAGAAGGGGGGCATTTTTAAG CCTGGTGTGCCGGCGTTCACCGTGGCACAACCAGAGCGACCGCTGAAGGTGCTGAGGGACCGAGCCCGAGAACAGAAG TGTCCTCTCTACCTCTGCCCGGAGCTGGACGCCTTCGAGGGGGACCACCGGGcgctggagctggggctggcaggTGCCCACCAGCGGTCCAACGCTGCCCTGGCCTTACAGCTGGCACGGACGTGGCTGCAGCGCCGCGGCTGCTGGG GTCTCGGGGAGCTGAAGGAGGCGCTGCCAGGAGCCGAACTGGTGGGGAGGCCGGTGCCACTGGCACCCGCTTTCCAACCCACCGATGCCATGATCCAAG GCCTGAGGGACACGGAGTGGCTGGGCCGGACCCAGGTGCTGCCCCGTGGCCCCGTGACGTGGTACCTGGATGGCGCTCacaccaccagcagcatccaggcCTGCGTCCGCTGGTTCCGTCAAGCTGCCCTCAACCAGGACAAGCCAAATGA CGGTTCCGAGGTGCGCGTGCTGCTCTTCAATGCCACGGGGGACCGGGACACAGCGGCGCTGCTCAAGCTGCTAGTG CCGTGCCACTTCGACTACGCTGTCTTCTGCCCCAACTTCACAGAGGTGTCAGTGGCCAACAACGCAG ACCAGCAAAACTTCAACGTGACTCTGGAGAACGCCTTGACCCGCTGCCTGGAGAACCAGCGGACGTGGACgcggctgctggaggagaaagcaGGGCAGGACCCTTGGATCCCGGCTCCCCTGCGGGCGAgggggctgctgcagccagccCCTGCCCGAGGGACCCTGCTCCTGGTCCCCCCAGCCCCGCGACCCCTCAATTCCCCAGCCCTTGTCTTCCCCTGCCTGGCCCAGGCGTTGTGGTGGGTGGCGCAGGGCCGGGACCCCCGGCTGGCAGCGCCCGCTGCCATGGGGGCTCACCCTCACCCTACTGCCAGCAGCGGGGCCGTGCTGCTGCGGGAGGCGGCCACCGTCCGCGTCCTGGTCACCGGCAGCCTGCACTTGGTGGGGGGGGTCCTCCGGCTGCTCGACCCTGCGCTCTCCCAGTga
- the ENG gene encoding endoglin isoform X1, translating to MAPAAAPLLPLLLALLGPAGPGRAEGCDLRPVTAEPPITLSYATSTVTRGCISSSSLGTGHEVHVLNIKWTKVSAIPLKVSVTPRTDGCTRPVVLIIFCSRCLATITSPCPDLLVRNDTHLSLLTTTAPGSEPLVASEGQLLAWAQGTYGGITSYSELRDPRWVQLQLGEDASSPPDCIPREHFNAASHLETEVFFHGVKGCSQEDAQNTRAAHIVRLQPEPSSPITEVNLSLSCPERAASNQIFILQSWANLTWSLSVDKCNIQFLVSGNYKIVSMSPMLIPGELLPDTEQGLIAKAFEKNYSIIASYSIIPVSTHISLEIQEHEMVRKVPVMPTTSAPARDRDTLPRALLLMLQPWKCTDETLEIVIARYLLEPIKDVVNITLRDISCQAEKNATHFMLKTPLSHCGTLLEGRGHANNELILNLAKGAALRSVRVGFQCNIPRELFLRLFPTAAFEAPQTELEVNKEAFVQASMQWEDHPADLQLKECWLVAPGWEPVLLVQGGEAHGAGVAVLEGPPSSHGRKVWRFRFTYSVPEGGRVPFSATLKCKAGLQNNTIFEKVLEVTVKDGWRPPNNRGLGLAAVLGITFGAFLIGALLTAGLWYIYSHTPGFQHSASLGEQQHQPQHRQHSEHPLFHQQHGLSPLELPECTKPSDAGLGDPPGPH from the exons ATggcccccgccgccgcccctctgctgccgctgctgctggcGCTGCTCGGCCCGGCGG GTCCTGGGAGAGCTGAGGGCTGCGACCTGCGACCGGTGACGGCGGAGCCACCCATCACCCTGTCCTATGCCACCAGCACAGTGACACGAGGCTGCATCAGTAGCAGCTCCCTGGGCACCGGCCACGAAGTCCATGTTCTCAACATCAAGTGGACCAAG GTTTCTGCCATCCCTCTGAAGGTGTCTGTTACACCACGAACTGACGGCTGCACCCGGCCAGTGGTGCTCATCATCTTTTGCTCCCGCTGCTTGGCCACCATCACCTCCCCGTGCCCAGACCTGCTCGTCCGCAAC GACACCCACCTCAGCCTGTTGACCACCACAGCACCGGGCTCCGAGCCACTCGTTGCCAGCGAGGGGCAGCTGCTGGCCTGGGCTCAGGGCACCTATGGGGGCATCACATCCTACAGCGAGCTGCGGGACCCCCGCTGGGTCCAGCTCCAACTGGGAGAAG ATGCCAGCAGCCCCCCAGACTGCATCCCCCGGGAGCATTTTAATGCTGCGTCACACCTCGAGACTGAGGTCTTCTTCCACGGGGTGAAGGGCTGCTCGCAGGAGGATGCCCAGAACACCAGGGCTGCCCACATTGTCCGCCTGCAGCCAGAGCCCAG CTCCCCCATCACAGAGGTGAACCTGTCCCTGAGCTGTCCAGAGAGAGCCGCGAGCAACCAGATCTTcatcctgcagagctgggccaACCTCACCTGGTCCCTCTCCGTCGACAAGTGCAACATCCAGTTCCTG GTCTCCGGGAACTACAAGATTGTGTCCATGTCCCCAATGCTCATCCCTGGGGAGCTCCTGCCTGACACAGAACAGGGCCTCATCGCCAAAGCCTTTGAGAAGAACTACAGCATCATTGCCTCCTACTCCATCATCCCTGTCAGCACCCACATCAGCCTGGAGATCCAGGAGCATG AGATGGTCAGGAAGGTGCCTGTGATGCCCACTACCTCGGCCCCTGCCCGTGACCGCGACACACTGCCCCGTGCATTGCTTTTAATGCTCCAACCCTGGAAGTGCACGGATGAAACCTTGGAGATTGTCATCGCCAGGTACCTCCTTGAG CCCATCAAGGATGTGGTGAATATCACCCTGCGGGACATCAGCTGCCAGGCAGAGAAAAACGCCACTCACTTTATGCTGAAAACCCCTCTCAGCCACTGCGGCACCTTGCTGGAGGGCAGGGGCCACGCCAACAATGAG CTCATCCTCAACCTGGCCAAGGGCGCAGCACTCCGGAGCGTGCGG GTGGGCTTCCAGTGCAACATCCCGCGGGAGCTCTTCCTGCGCCTCTTCCCCACTGCTGCCTTTGAGGCACCACAGACAGAGCTGGAGGTCAACAAGGAGGCATTTGTGCAG GCATCCATGCAGTGGGAGGACCATCCGGCTGACCTGCAGCTGAAGGAGTGCTGGCTGGTGGCACCGGGTTGGGAGCCGGTGCTGCTGGTGCAGGGCGGGGAGGCACACGGTGCAGGAGTGGCTGTGCTGGAGGGCCCCCCCAGCAGCCACGGGAGGAAGGTCTGGCGCTTCCGCTTCACCTACTCCGTCCCAGAGGGTGGGCGCGTCCCCTTCTCTGCCACCCTCAAGTGCAAGGCTGGTTTGCAG AACAACACCATCTTCGAGAAGGTCTTGGAGGTGACAGTGAAGGATGGCTGGCGGCCACCCAACA ACCGTGGGCTGGGGCTGGCCGCTGTCCTGGGCATCACCTTTGGCGCCTTCCTCATTGGGGCACTCCTCACCGCTGGGCTCTGGTACATCTACTCGCACACCC CCGGTTTCCAGCACAGCGCCAGCCTCggagagcagcagcaccaaCCACAGCATCGGCAGCACTCAGAGCACCCCCTGTTCCACCAGCAGCATGGCCTGAGCCCCCTGGAGCTCCCTGAATGCACCAAGCCCTCGGACGCCGGACTTGGGGACCCACCCGGGCCCCATTAA
- the ENG gene encoding endoglin isoform X2 encodes MAPAAAPLLPLLLALLGPAGPGRAEGCDLRPVTAEPPITLSYATSTVTRGCISSSSLGTGHEVHVLNIKWTKVSAIPLKVSVTPRTDGCTRPVVLIIFCSRCLATITSPCPDLLVRNDTHLSLLTTTAPGSEPLVASEGQLLAWAQGTYGGITSYSELRDPRWVQLQLGEDASSPPDCIPREHFNAASHLETEVFFHGVKGCSQEDAQNTRAAHIVRLQPEPSSPITEVNLSLSCPERAASNQIFILQSWANLTWSLSVDKCNIQFLVSGNYKIVSMSPMLIPGELLPDTEQGLIAKAFEKNYSIIASYSIIPVSTHISLEIQEHEMVRKVPVMPTTSAPARDRDTLPRALLLMLQPWKCTDETLEIVIARYLLEPIKDVVNITLRDISCQAEKNATHFMLKTPLSHCGTLLEGRGHANNELILNLAKGAALRSVRVGFQCNIPRELFLRLFPTAAFEAPQTELEVNKEAFVQASMQWEDHPADLQLKECWLVAPGWEPVLLVQGGEAHGAGVAVLEGPPSSHGRKVWRFRFTYSVPEGGRVPFSATLKCKAGLQNNTIFEKVLEVTVKDGWRPPNNRGLGLAAVLGITFGAFLIGALLTAGLWYIYSHTRPISKLQPVSSTAPASESSSTNHSIGSTQSTPCSTSSMA; translated from the exons ATggcccccgccgccgcccctctgctgccgctgctgctggcGCTGCTCGGCCCGGCGG GTCCTGGGAGAGCTGAGGGCTGCGACCTGCGACCGGTGACGGCGGAGCCACCCATCACCCTGTCCTATGCCACCAGCACAGTGACACGAGGCTGCATCAGTAGCAGCTCCCTGGGCACCGGCCACGAAGTCCATGTTCTCAACATCAAGTGGACCAAG GTTTCTGCCATCCCTCTGAAGGTGTCTGTTACACCACGAACTGACGGCTGCACCCGGCCAGTGGTGCTCATCATCTTTTGCTCCCGCTGCTTGGCCACCATCACCTCCCCGTGCCCAGACCTGCTCGTCCGCAAC GACACCCACCTCAGCCTGTTGACCACCACAGCACCGGGCTCCGAGCCACTCGTTGCCAGCGAGGGGCAGCTGCTGGCCTGGGCTCAGGGCACCTATGGGGGCATCACATCCTACAGCGAGCTGCGGGACCCCCGCTGGGTCCAGCTCCAACTGGGAGAAG ATGCCAGCAGCCCCCCAGACTGCATCCCCCGGGAGCATTTTAATGCTGCGTCACACCTCGAGACTGAGGTCTTCTTCCACGGGGTGAAGGGCTGCTCGCAGGAGGATGCCCAGAACACCAGGGCTGCCCACATTGTCCGCCTGCAGCCAGAGCCCAG CTCCCCCATCACAGAGGTGAACCTGTCCCTGAGCTGTCCAGAGAGAGCCGCGAGCAACCAGATCTTcatcctgcagagctgggccaACCTCACCTGGTCCCTCTCCGTCGACAAGTGCAACATCCAGTTCCTG GTCTCCGGGAACTACAAGATTGTGTCCATGTCCCCAATGCTCATCCCTGGGGAGCTCCTGCCTGACACAGAACAGGGCCTCATCGCCAAAGCCTTTGAGAAGAACTACAGCATCATTGCCTCCTACTCCATCATCCCTGTCAGCACCCACATCAGCCTGGAGATCCAGGAGCATG AGATGGTCAGGAAGGTGCCTGTGATGCCCACTACCTCGGCCCCTGCCCGTGACCGCGACACACTGCCCCGTGCATTGCTTTTAATGCTCCAACCCTGGAAGTGCACGGATGAAACCTTGGAGATTGTCATCGCCAGGTACCTCCTTGAG CCCATCAAGGATGTGGTGAATATCACCCTGCGGGACATCAGCTGCCAGGCAGAGAAAAACGCCACTCACTTTATGCTGAAAACCCCTCTCAGCCACTGCGGCACCTTGCTGGAGGGCAGGGGCCACGCCAACAATGAG CTCATCCTCAACCTGGCCAAGGGCGCAGCACTCCGGAGCGTGCGG GTGGGCTTCCAGTGCAACATCCCGCGGGAGCTCTTCCTGCGCCTCTTCCCCACTGCTGCCTTTGAGGCACCACAGACAGAGCTGGAGGTCAACAAGGAGGCATTTGTGCAG GCATCCATGCAGTGGGAGGACCATCCGGCTGACCTGCAGCTGAAGGAGTGCTGGCTGGTGGCACCGGGTTGGGAGCCGGTGCTGCTGGTGCAGGGCGGGGAGGCACACGGTGCAGGAGTGGCTGTGCTGGAGGGCCCCCCCAGCAGCCACGGGAGGAAGGTCTGGCGCTTCCGCTTCACCTACTCCGTCCCAGAGGGTGGGCGCGTCCCCTTCTCTGCCACCCTCAAGTGCAAGGCTGGTTTGCAG AACAACACCATCTTCGAGAAGGTCTTGGAGGTGACAGTGAAGGATGGCTGGCGGCCACCCAACA ACCGTGGGCTGGGGCTGGCCGCTGTCCTGGGCATCACCTTTGGCGCCTTCCTCATTGGGGCACTCCTCACCGCTGGGCTCTGGTACATCTACTCGCACACCC GTCCCATCTCCAAACTGCAGCCGGTTTCCAGCACAGCGCCAGCCTCggagagcagcagcaccaaCCACAGCATCGGCAGCACTCAGAGCACCCCCTGTTCCACCAGCAGCATGGCCTGA